From Streptomyces sp. NBC_00370, a single genomic window includes:
- a CDS encoding ATP-binding protein, with protein sequence MKPAAKTAPVIRTIPLGLPASSSAGARARLKARAVLVELGWPGDRQTAIHVLHSLVDNAVHHGLTAERPGQRLHASLSITEACELLIDVSDPNPTFPVFDKAVTGDMGGGGLQDATQHGAVLSWFVCAEIGGKTVRATMQPRQVDL encoded by the coding sequence ATGAAACCAGCCGCGAAGACCGCGCCGGTCATCCGGACGATCCCCCTCGGCCTACCCGCAAGCTCCAGCGCCGGCGCACGCGCCCGTCTCAAAGCCCGGGCAGTCCTTGTCGAGTTGGGCTGGCCGGGCGACCGGCAGACCGCAATCCACGTCCTGCACAGCCTCGTCGACAACGCCGTACACCACGGCCTTACCGCCGAGCGGCCCGGGCAACGCCTCCATGCCAGCCTCAGCATCACCGAAGCCTGTGAACTCCTCATCGACGTCTCCGACCCCAACCCCACCTTCCCCGTCTTCGACAAAGCTGTCACCGGCGACATGGGAGGTGGCGGGCTCCAGGACGCGACCCAGCACGGCGCCGTCCTCTCCTGGTTCGTCTGTGCGGAAATTGGTGGCAAGACCGTCCGCGCCACGATGCAGCCGAGGCAGGTGGACCTGTGA
- a CDS encoding SAM-dependent methyltransferase, which produces MNYRTPKPQVDTGVAHPARVYDWLLGGKDHYLVDRQVGEKLPPMAKATARQNRAFMHRVTAWLAGQGITQFLDIGTGIPTEPNLHQIAQHINPHARVVYADNDPIVLAHAAALLISTPQGRTDYIDADARHPAAILEHAAAHLDFSRPVAVSMIALLHFIPDTDDPYAITRTLIDALAPGSYLVLSHGTFDHHPQLGDQITGAYNGGGIGVTSRTREEVVRLFHGLDLVSPGLVPAPHWHKNDAAPVDERSAIYTGVGTL; this is translated from the coding sequence ATGAACTACCGGACTCCGAAACCGCAGGTCGATACAGGTGTCGCGCACCCGGCACGGGTGTACGACTGGCTGCTGGGCGGCAAGGACCACTACCTGGTGGACCGTCAGGTCGGCGAGAAGTTACCGCCGATGGCGAAGGCCACCGCACGGCAGAACCGGGCATTCATGCATCGCGTGACCGCGTGGCTGGCCGGCCAGGGGATAACCCAGTTCCTCGACATCGGCACCGGCATCCCCACCGAACCGAACCTCCACCAGATCGCACAGCACATCAACCCCCACGCCCGGGTCGTCTACGCGGACAACGACCCCATCGTCCTCGCACACGCCGCGGCACTGCTCATCAGCACCCCCCAGGGCAGGACCGACTACATCGACGCCGACGCCCGCCACCCGGCCGCCATCCTCGAACACGCCGCAGCACACCTGGACTTCAGCCGGCCCGTCGCCGTGTCCATGATCGCCCTGCTCCACTTCATCCCCGACACCGACGACCCGTACGCGATCACCCGCACCCTCATCGACGCCCTCGCACCCGGCAGCTATCTGGTCCTCTCCCACGGAACCTTCGACCACCACCCACAGCTCGGGGACCAGATCACCGGTGCTTACAACGGGGGCGGTATCGGCGTGACGTCACGTACGCGCGAGGAGGTGGTCCGGCTGTTTCACGGCCTTGACCTGGTCAGCCCGGGCCTGGTCCCCGCACCCCACTGGCACAAGAACGACGCCGCCCCGGTGGACGAGCGCAGCGCCATCTACACAGGCGTAGGCACCCTATGA